The window GCCGACGCAGCGGGCGCCGTCGCGGCGCAGGTGTCGGTGGACTACAACCCGACCGCCCAGGAGGCCGGGGCCGCCATCGTCGGGGTCACCTACGATCTGCCAGAGTCGGCGACGACGGCTCGGGTGACCGAGCTGCAGACGCGGAGCGTCGCGGTCGTCGACTCGGTGCCGGGGAACGACGCCGGCGAGAACGCGATCCTCTTCGGCGACGGCGTCCTCCAGTCGGAGATCGCGGCGCTGCTGACCGACACCGCGATCATCGTCTTTCCCGCGGCGCTGCTGCTCATCCTCGGCTTCCTCGTGTTCGCCTACCGCGACCCGATCGACATGGCGATCGGGCTCGTCGCCCTCCTCATGTCGCTGCTGTGGACCTTCGGGTTCATGGGGTACGCACGGATTCCGTTCTCCGACTCGCTCATCACCGTCTTCCCGCTGCTACTGGCGGTCGGGATCGACTTCGGGATCCACATCGTCAACCGCTACCGGGAGGAGCGCGGGGAAGGGTTGGGGATCGAGGCCGCGATGCGGACCACGACCGATCAGCTGCTGATCGCGTTCCTGCTCGTCACGATCACCACCGTCTTCGGGCTCGCCTCGAACGTGGCCAGCCCCTTCGAGCCGAACCGCGACTTCGGGCTCGTCGCCGCGGCGGGGATCGTCTTCACCCTCGCGGTGTTCGGGGTGTTCCTCCCCGCCGCGAAGGTGCTCGTCGACCGCTGGCGCGAGCGGCTCCCGATCCCCGAGTTCGGGACGACCGCGCTCGGGTCGGGCGGGTCGCGGCTCGGGAGAGTGCTGCACGTCGGCGTCGACCTCTCGCGGATCGCCCCCGTGGCCGTCGTCGCCCTGCTGCTCGTCGGCGGGGCGGTCGGCGGCGCCTACGGGACCGGCGTGAATACCGAGTTCTCGGAGGAGGCGTTCTTCCCGGACGAGGAGCGGCTGGAGACGTACTCGAACCTGCCGGAGCCGCTGGCGCCGACGGAGTACACCTTCCTCCGCGTGCTCACGCTGTTCGAGGAGGAGTTCGAGCAGAGCTTCGTCGGGAGCGTGACGCTGTACGTCGACCAGTCCGTGCGCGACGACGACGCCCTGGAGCTGATCGACCGGACCACGCGCAACCCGCCGGACACCTTCGAGACGACCGACGAGCGCCGCGCCGCCTCCACGAGCGTCGTGACCGTCATCGAGGACCACGCGGAGCGAGACCCCGAGTTCGCCGCCTTGGTGGACCGCAACGACCGGCTCGGCACGGGCGTCCCGGACCGCGACGTCGACGAGGTGTACGACGCGCTGCTCGACTCCCCCGCGGAGGACCGGGCGCGCGGGTACATCGCCGAGGACCGCGGGAGCGCGCGGATCGACTACACGATCCGCCCCGGCGTCGACAACTCCGAGGCGGTCGCGGACGTCCGCGAACTCGCCGAGCGAACCCCGCTCGAGGCGGTGCCGACGGGCGACCTCGTCGTCAACGAGGCCGTGATCGACCGGCTCACCGAGTCCGCGATCCGGAGCCTGATCGCCGCGTTCGCGCTCACCGCGGCCTTCCTCGCGCTGTCGTACGCCTACCTGGAGGGGAAGGCGGTCTACGGCCTCCTCAACCTCGTCCCCGTGCTCGTCACGGTCGGCCTGCTCGTGGGGTCGATGCGGCTGTTCTCGATCCCGCTGACGCCGATCAACGCGCCGATCCTCTCGGTGTCGATCGGGCTCGGGGTGGATTACACCGTCCACTTCGTCCACCGCTTCGTCGACGAGTTCAAGGCCGGCCTCCCGGTCGACGAGGCGCTCGACGTCACCATCGCGGGCACGGGCGGCGCGCTCACCGGGAGCATGCTCACGACCGTCTGCGGGCTGGGCGTGCTCTGGCTCGCGGTGATCCCGCTCCTGCGGGACTTCGGCGTGCTGCTCGCGCTCGGCGTGCTGTACGCGTACCTCTGTTCGATCCTGCTGGTCCCGTCGCTGGTGGTCGTCTGGGACCGGTACGGGGACCGCGTCGGCCTCGGGCTCGACGGGAACCTCCGCGACGGGCCCTCGGAGCGGGCGGACTAGTCGCTCGTCGACCGCTCGGCGGGGTCGACACCGTCTGCCACGCTCTCGCCCACGCCCCCCGCCGGCTCGGCGCCATCGGCGCGCTCGGGGACCTCGTCGCCCGCGCGTCGCGACTGGACCTTCCCGGCGAGCACCGCGGCGATGTAGACGCCGACGGCGACGAGGACGATGGTGCCCCCGGCGGTCGTGTTGTAGTTGAACGAGAGCGTGATCCCGGCGACCACCGCGATCTGCGCCAGCACGACGGACGCCAGCAGCGCCTCACGGAATCCCCGAGCCAGCTGGGCGGCGGCCGCCACGGGGACGACGAGCATCGCCGCGACGAGGATGACGCCCATGATCTGCATCGCACCGACGACGACGAGGGCGGTCAGCGTCGTCATCAGGCGGTTGTACCAGGGAACGTTGATGCCGGCGACCCTGGCGGCCGTCTCGTCGAAGGTGACGTACAGCAGCTGCTTGTACGTGACCGTGACGACGAGCGCGACGATCGCGAAGAGAACGACCAGCAGGACGGCGTTCTCCCGCGAGACGGTCGAGAGGTTCCCGAACAGGTACTGGTTGATGCCGACCGCGAGCCCGCCGGTATTTAAGCTGATGAGGACCGCGCCGAGCGCGAACCCGGTCGAGAGCACGATCGCCATCGAGACGTCGTTGTACGCGTCGGTGGTCTCAGCGATCAGCTCGATCGCTAAGGCGGCGATCACGGCGACGATGACGGCGGTGACGTACGGCGAGATCCCCGTGCCGAGCACCGAGTTGACGAACAGCCCGACGGCGACGCCCGCGAAGGCGGTGTGCGCGAGCGCGTCGCCGATGAGCGCGAGCTGCCGGTGGACGAGGAAGGTGCCGATCAGCGGCGCCATCACCGCGATGAGCGCGCCCACGAGGAACGCGTGGTGCATGAAGACGTACTCCAGCATGGGGATCCCGAGTCGGTCGCCGACCCATCCGAGCCCGTCGCTCCACAGCCCGACGAGCCGCGAGAGGAGGTCGAAGGGGGCGGAGAGGAGCGGAACGAGCGCGACGGACGAGGAGACGGGCGGGATCACGTGACGATCCCTCCCTCTTCGAGCTGCACGTTCGTCCCGTAAGCGCGGGCGAGCGCGTCGCTCTCGGCGAACGCCGCCGGGTCGCCGTCGAAGTACACCTCGCGGTTGAGACAGACAACGCGCGAGGCGTGCTCGATGACGGCGCCGATGTCGTGTTCGACGAGCAGGACGGTGAGCCCGTCCGCGACGAGCCCGTCGAGGAGGTCGAAGAAGGCGTCGACCGACTCGGCGTCCACGCCGACGGTCGGCTCGTCCAGAACCAGCAGCTCCGCCTCGCCGGCGAGCGCACGGGCGATGTACGCCCGCTGACGCTGCCCGCCCGAGAGCGCGGTGATCTTCCGATCGGCAAGGTGCTCGATCCCGACCGTTTCCAGCGCGTCGCGGGCGCGGTCGCGGTCGGCGGCGGTCACGCGGCCGAAGCCGGCGTGCGGGAACCGCCCCATCAGGACGACTTCGGCCACCGTGATCGGCATCCGCTTCTCGTCTTCCGTCACGTCCTGGGCGACGTAGCCGACGCGCTCGCGCTCGGAGAACGCCCGGGCGGGATGACCGAGCAGCTCGGCCGACCCCGCGTCGGCCTCGTGGAGGCCCAAGATCAGGCGGAGCAGGGTGCTCTTGCCGGAGCCGTTCGGCCCGACGATCCCGACGTACTCGCCGCGGTCGACCCGTAGGTTCACGTCTTCGACGACCGGCGTCGCGGCGTAGCCGAACGTCAGCCCGCGGACGTCAACGAGGGGTTTCCCGTCGGTCGCGGCGGAGCGCTCGGCGGCGGTCGCCTCGCTCATGGCTCGAAGTTCCGGCCGTAGTCGGCGAACGTCACGTCCTCGAGATCCTCGACGCCGAGGAGGATCCGGAACGTCGGCAGGTTCACTTCGCGGGCGATCTCGAAGTAGCCCCAGCCGCGCTCGACCCACGACTCCGCCGTCCCGGCGTACGGCGTCACCGGGAAGTACGCCTCGACGTCGGTCTGTTCCAACAGCTGTCTCGCCGGGCGGATCGGCTCGAAGACGGCCGCGCCGATGTGGCGGATGTCGTTGGCGGCGATCGTGTCCTGCGCACGCTGCATGTCGGCCGGCCGGACGTCGTTGCTGGCCGCGAGGTTCACCACCAGCGGCTCGATCGTCGCGCCGTAGCGCTCCGAGACGTACTGGAACGCGTTGTGCGCGGCGAGGAACGCCACGTCGCGCTCGGCGGCGTCGAAGACGGCCGTCCACTCCTCGTCGAGCGCGTCGAGCTCCGCGTC is drawn from Halorubrum sp. CBA1229 and contains these coding sequences:
- a CDS encoding metal ABC transporter permease — translated: MWSDGLGWVGDRLGIPMLEYVFMHHAFLVGALIAVMAPLIGTFLVHRQLALIGDALAHTAFAGVAVGLFVNSVLGTGISPYVTAVIVAVIAALAIELIAETTDAYNDVSMAIVLSTGFALGAVLISLNTGGLAVGINQYLFGNLSTVSRENAVLLVVLFAIVALVVTVTYKQLLYVTFDETAARVAGINVPWYNRLMTTLTALVVVGAMQIMGVILVAAMLVVPVAAAAQLARGFREALLASVVLAQIAVVAGITLSFNYNTTAGGTIVLVAVGVYIAAVLAGKVQSRRAGDEVPERADGAEPAGGVGESVADGVDPAERSTSD
- a CDS encoding metal ABC transporter ATP-binding protein produces the protein MSEATAAERSAATDGKPLVDVRGLTFGYAATPVVEDVNLRVDRGEYVGIVGPNGSGKSTLLRLILGLHEADAGSAELLGHPARAFSERERVGYVAQDVTEDEKRMPITVAEVVLMGRFPHAGFGRVTAADRDRARDALETVGIEHLADRKITALSGGQRQRAYIARALAGEAELLVLDEPTVGVDAESVDAFFDLLDGLVADGLTVLLVEHDIGAVIEHASRVVCLNREVYFDGDPAAFAESDALARAYGTNVQLEEGGIVT